In Candidatus Sodalis pierantonius str. SOPE, one DNA window encodes the following:
- the istB gene encoding IS21-like element ISSoEn3 family helper ATPase IstB encodes MDTLLMALRELKLSAMVQALETQRELPGSYGELGFEERLSLMVEAENLHRKNNHICRLRRQSQMRLQAKPEDIRYIPSRGVTPEQMRDLLGGQYLKYQKSILITGPTGTGKTWLSCALGEQACRQQYSVRYWRVGRLLAHFHQCQVDGTYLKQLKQLEKIELLILDDVGLESISPMQATMLLEVMEDRYDKSSSILISQLPVKKWYGLIENPTTADALLDRLVHPSYRLELKGESLRKEQGVASTGKID; translated from the coding sequence ATGGATACACTGTTAATGGCTCTGCGAGAGCTGAAGTTGTCGGCAATGGTCCAGGCGTTGGAGACGCAACGCGAACTCCCGGGGAGTTATGGGGAGCTGGGGTTCGAGGAGCGGTTGTCGCTGATGGTAGAAGCGGAAAATTTGCATAGAAAAAACAACCATATATGCCGTCTGCGACGGCAATCGCAAATGCGCTTGCAGGCAAAACCGGAAGATATCCGCTATATCCCTAGCCGAGGAGTGACACCGGAACAGATGCGAGATCTGCTAGGGGGACAATATCTGAAATATCAGAAAAGCATACTCATCACGGGGCCAACAGGTACGGGCAAAACCTGGCTCAGTTGTGCGCTTGGTGAGCAGGCATGCCGGCAGCAATATAGCGTGCGTTACTGGCGAGTGGGTCGGTTGCTGGCCCATTTTCACCAGTGTCAGGTAGACGGGACCTATCTAAAACAGCTTAAGCAGTTAGAAAAAATAGAGTTACTGATCTTGGACGACGTGGGCCTAGAATCAATAAGTCCGATGCAGGCAACGATGCTGTTGGAGGTGATGGAAGATCGCTACGACAAAAGCAGCAGCATCCTGATCAGTCAACTGCCGGTGAAAAAATGGTATGGACTGATAGAAAACCCCACGACAGCTGACGCGTTACTCGATCGGTTAGTACACCCCAGCTATAGACTGGAACTTAAAGGCGAATCACTACGCAAAGAGCAAGGAGTAGCCAGCACAGGAAAAATAGACTAA
- the istA gene encoding IS21 family transposase: protein MARKKKKARTEMCIYINVLRMKFEQRRSNRTIAAALGIGCTTVHDILGRFTVANLVWPLPAELSPVDLDRLLYPGKSGKVINTLPSWLDIDTELSRKGMTKQLLWMEYQSPVGGDALGYSQFCALFRDWKKKQRRSMRMEHKAGEKLFIDFCGPTVPIVNPATGSVRQVAIFVAAMGVSGYAYIEACEGQDMASWLNANSRCLHFMGGVPELMIPDNLRSAVSTPDRYEPVINQSYQALANHYETVVLPARPRKPKDKAKAESTVQLVERWVLARLRKRRFYSLTELNQVIRELNHELNLRPMRHYGGQSRLERFEQLDKPAFGPLPPTQWEYSEYLVARVGPDYHIDYGKNWYSVPHPLVGARVDVIATQRLVQIHHKGVCVATHPRSDNAHRHTTQAAHMPANHKGQSQWPPERLCSWALSVSVCTLKVVESIQKSKAHPEQAYRSVLGLLNLQWRYETTRLEKACALALEKGCINRSFIANVLKHGRESEVTQDGAGVSMLVHENLRGPDSYH from the coding sequence ATGGCACGTAAAAAGAAGAAAGCGAGAACGGAAATGTGCATCTATATTAATGTCTTACGTATGAAATTCGAGCAGCGTCGCTCGAATCGCACTATCGCAGCAGCTCTCGGCATAGGCTGTACTACCGTGCACGATATCCTCGGCCGATTCACGGTAGCTAACCTGGTCTGGCCATTGCCGGCGGAACTGTCCCCCGTCGACCTCGACCGCCTGCTCTATCCCGGCAAATCCGGAAAAGTTATCAATACCTTACCCAGCTGGCTTGATATCGATACCGAGTTAAGCCGCAAGGGCATGACCAAGCAGCTGCTCTGGATGGAATATCAGTCCCCCGTGGGCGGTGATGCCCTCGGTTACTCACAGTTTTGTGCACTGTTCCGTGACTGGAAAAAGAAGCAGCGGCGTTCCATGCGCATGGAGCACAAGGCTGGCGAAAAGCTCTTCATCGACTTCTGTGGCCCCACCGTACCTATCGTCAACCCTGCGACCGGTAGCGTACGCCAGGTCGCTATCTTCGTCGCTGCCATGGGCGTGTCAGGCTATGCGTATATCGAAGCCTGCGAAGGCCAGGACATGGCATCGTGGCTCAACGCCAATAGCCGCTGCCTGCACTTCATGGGTGGGGTTCCGGAGCTGATGATACCTGATAATCTGCGCAGCGCTGTCAGCACCCCTGACCGCTATGAGCCGGTCATAAACCAGAGCTACCAGGCGCTGGCAAATCACTATGAGACAGTGGTGCTACCGGCGCGCCCGAGAAAACCGAAAGACAAGGCGAAGGCAGAATCAACTGTGCAGCTGGTAGAACGCTGGGTTTTGGCCCGGTTGCGTAAACGTAGGTTCTACTCGCTGACCGAACTCAACCAGGTGATACGAGAACTCAATCATGAGTTGAATTTGCGCCCGATGCGTCATTACGGCGGACAAAGTCGCCTTGAACGCTTCGAGCAGCTGGACAAACCGGCTTTTGGGCCTCTACCGCCCACACAATGGGAATACAGTGAGTATCTCGTTGCCCGAGTGGGACCTGATTACCACATAGACTACGGCAAAAACTGGTACTCGGTGCCGCATCCGCTGGTTGGCGCGCGCGTTGACGTCATCGCCACCCAACGGCTGGTGCAAATCCACCATAAGGGCGTCTGCGTGGCTACGCACCCTCGCAGCGATAACGCCCATAGGCACACGACTCAGGCGGCGCACATGCCGGCTAACCATAAGGGGCAGAGTCAGTGGCCGCCGGAAAGGCTGTGCAGTTGGGCGCTGTCGGTGAGTGTGTGCACACTGAAAGTGGTCGAGTCCATCCAAAAGAGCAAAGCCCATCCGGAGCAGGCTTACCGCTCCGTGCTGGGGCTACTCAATCTGCAATGGCGCTATGAGACGACGCGACTGGAGAAGGCCTGCGCGCTGGCGTTGGAGAAAGGGTGCATTAACCGCTCTTTCATAGCCAACGTATTGAAACACGGTCGTGAAAGTGAGGTCACCCAGGACGGAGCCGGCGTATCAATGCTGGTTCACGAAAACCTCCGAGGTCCGGACAGTTATCACTAA
- a CDS encoding IS256-like element ISSoEn2 family transposase, producing MDEKQLQALANELAKNLKTPEDLSHFDRLLKKISVEAALNAEMTHHLGYDKNQPKPGTNARNGYSTKTVTTGDGPLALRTPRDRDGSFEPQLVKKNQTRITGMDNQILSLYAKGMTTREIAAAFKELYDADVSPALVSKVTDAVMEQVVEWQNRPLDAVYPIVYLDCIVLKVRQDSRIINKSVFLALGINIEGQKELLGMWLAENEGAKFWLNVLTELKNRGLNDILIACVDGLKGFPDAINAVYPEARLQLCIVHMVRNSLRFVSWKDFKAVTRDLKAIYQAPTEEAGLQALEAFSSAWDIRYPQISRSWQANWANLATFFAYPTDIRKVIYTTNAIESLNSVIRHAIKKRKVFPTDDAVKKVVWLAIQAASQKWTMPLRDWRMAMSRFIIEFGDRLDGHF from the coding sequence ATGGACGAAAAACAGTTGCAGGCTTTGGCTAACGAACTGGCCAAAAATCTCAAAACCCCTGAAGATCTCAGTCACTTCGATCGGCTGCTGAAAAAAATCAGCGTCGAAGCAGCTCTCAATGCCGAAATGACCCATCACCTCGGCTACGATAAAAATCAGCCTAAACCGGGGACCAACGCCCGCAACGGCTATTCCACAAAAACCGTTACCACTGGCGATGGCCCGCTGGCGCTGCGTACTCCGCGCGATCGTGACGGTTCCTTTGAACCGCAACTGGTGAAGAAGAACCAGACCCGGATTACCGGGATGGATAACCAGATTTTATCGTTGTACGCCAAAGGGATGACCACCCGCGAGATCGCCGCCGCGTTCAAAGAGCTGTATGACGCCGATGTCTCGCCGGCGCTGGTCTCAAAGGTCACCGATGCGGTCATGGAGCAGGTTGTCGAATGGCAAAACCGGCCTCTGGATGCAGTCTATCCCATTGTTTATCTTGATTGTATCGTTCTAAAAGTCCGGCAGGACAGCCGCATCATCAACAAATCTGTGTTCCTGGCGCTGGGCATCAACATCGAAGGCCAGAAAGAGTTGCTAGGTATGTGGCTGGCCGAAAATGAAGGCGCAAAGTTCTGGCTGAACGTGCTGACAGAGCTGAAAAACCGCGGCCTGAACGATATCCTTATCGCCTGCGTAGACGGACTGAAAGGTTTCCCTGACGCTATTAACGCGGTGTATCCGGAGGCGCGGCTCCAGCTGTGTATCGTACATATGGTGCGCAATAGCCTGCGGTTCGTCTCCTGGAAGGACTTCAAGGCCGTCACCCGCGACCTGAAAGCTATCTATCAGGCCCCTACGGAAGAAGCCGGCTTGCAGGCGCTGGAAGCGTTCTCCAGTGCCTGGGACATCCGCTACCCGCAAATAAGTCGAAGCTGGCAGGCAAACTGGGCCAATCTGGCCACGTTCTTTGCCTACCCAACGGACATCCGCAAGGTGATCTACACGACCAACGCCATCGAGTCGTTAAACAGCGTGATCCGGCATGCCATCAAAAAGCGCAAGGTGTTCCCGACCGACGACGCAGTGAAAAAGGTGGTGTGGCTGGCGATACAGGCGGCCTCACAGAAATGGACAATGCCTTTGAGGGACTGGCGCATGGCAATGAGCCGCTTTATTATCGAGTTCGGTGACCGCCTGGACGGTCACTTCTGA